One window of Sulfolobales archaeon genomic DNA carries:
- a CDS encoding NAD(P)/FAD-dependent oxidoreductase yields MENEVLVVGGGVAGGSAILSLHNAGYKVTLVSSDPLVYSKMTLSYALKRRVTSIDPYVIFRPEDLKQLNVDFINDSVVYIDPDNRVIRTKSGSIIEFDNLVLATGSRIAAPHIEGIELKGVYTFLSFEDVVELDRVATHGRRAVIVGAGMIGLLAADSLYSRGLDVTLIDILPYPLMTAVEERIARIMLERLTARGVRFLGNSIVERIEGFGRVEQVVLATGDKIPADIVIISTGVRANVPEGLERLVEGPGNSVLTDEFFRTKMKNIYAIGDCASSIDYITERKVYRPLGIIASYEARLLPRALKGLSYRGFIPYQVEEAFGYYFIRLGLNGFEARRLGVSYSTALIEYKVPGLYILRSLVIYERGSGRVIGWQSIGPSMVSYKSKIFEDIIRAGGSLEDIQEKKIRIVCENC; encoded by the coding sequence CTTGTTGTAGGAGGAGGAGTTGCTGGTGGTAGTGCTATTTTAAGTCTTCATAATGCTGGTTATAAGGTGACTCTTGTATCTTCAGATCCTCTGGTTTATTCTAAGATGACTTTATCATATGCTTTGAAGAGAAGAGTAACTTCTATAGATCCTTATGTGATATTCAGACCAGAGGATCTTAAACAACTAAACGTGGATTTTATTAATGATTCAGTGGTTTATATAGATCCTGATAATCGTGTTATTAGAACTAAGAGTGGTAGTATTATTGAATTCGATAATCTTGTTCTAGCAACTGGTAGTAGGATTGCAGCACCTCATATTGAAGGTATCGAGCTGAAGGGAGTGTACACATTTCTATCGTTTGAGGATGTAGTAGAATTAGATAGAGTAGCTACTCATGGAAGAAGAGCTGTTATAGTAGGTGCTGGCATGATAGGTCTTCTAGCAGCAGACAGTCTTTATAGCAGAGGTCTAGATGTGACTCTAATAGATATACTACCATATCCTTTGATGACAGCTGTAGAAGAGCGTATAGCTAGAATTATGCTGGAAAGACTTACCGCGAGAGGAGTCAGGTTTCTAGGTAATAGTATTGTTGAGAGGATCGAGGGTTTCGGTAGAGTTGAGCAGGTGGTTTTAGCTACGGGAGATAAGATTCCAGCTGATATAGTTATAATAAGTACGGGGGTTAGAGCTAATGTTCCCGAGGGTTTGGAGAGACTTGTGGAAGGTCCTGGCAATTCTGTATTGACAGACGAGTTCTTCAGAACCAAGATGAAGAATATATATGCTATAGGAGATTGTGCTAGTAGCATAGACTATATAACCGAGAGAAAAGTTTACAGACCTCTAGGAATTATAGCATCTTATGAGGCTAGACTTCTGCCGAGAGCTTTGAAAGGTTTGAGCTATAGAGGTTTTATACCATATCAAGTTGAAGAAGCCTTTGGCTATTACTTCATAAGACTGGGATTAAACGGCTTTGAAGCTAGAAGACTTGGTGTGAGCTATTCCACGGCTTTGATAGAGTATAAGGTTCCGGGCCTGTATATTCTCAGAAGCCTTGTTATCTACGAGAGAGGTTCTGGAAGAGTTATAGGGTGGCAGAGCATAGGTCCTTCTATGGTATCTTATAAATCTAAGATCTTTGAGGATATAATAAGAGCTGGTGGCAGTCTAGAAGATATTCAAGAGAAAAAAATTAGAATAGTTTGTGAGAATTGCTAG
- a CDS encoding 4Fe-4S dicluster domain-containing protein, translating into MAVSSYYILEFDSGKCTGCERCVLACSYAKTGRFSTRDSRIRVFAWRDTGDFVVTGCYHCDPAPCMEACGVDAIYRDPKTNAVLIDYRKCINCKACVYACPYGAITLGSDGKVIKCDLCNGEPACVKACEYGALRFVKVEKVGVDFAYQYASLLRSKTDASKRVWSGVRPT; encoded by the coding sequence ATGGCTGTCTCAAGCTACTACATATTAGAGTTCGATTCCGGCAAGTGTACTGGTTGCGAGAGATGTGTTCTAGCATGTAGCTATGCTAAGACAGGACGTTTTAGCACTAGAGATTCTAGGATCAGAGTTTTCGCCTGGAGAGATACTGGAGATTTTGTAGTGACAGGATGCTATCACTGTGATCCGGCACCGTGTATGGAGGCATGTGGTGTTGATGCTATATATAGAGATCCTAAGACTAACGCTGTTCTCATAGACTATAGGAAATGCATAAATTGTAAGGCTTGTGTCTACGCATGCCCCTATGGTGCTATAACTCTGGGTAGTGATGGTAAGGTTATAAAATGTGATCTATGTAATGGCGAGCCGGCATGTGTAAAAGCCTGCGAATATGGAGCTCTTAGATTTGTGAAAGTAGAAAAAGTAGGCGTAGACTTCGCCTATCAATACGCTTCACTCCTGAGATCTAAGACAGATGCTTCTAAGAGAGTATGGTCTGGTGTGAGACCTACATAA
- a CDS encoding aldehyde ferredoxin oxidoreductase family protein encodes MTCPANSTLAPASPKYPIVTKSPLTGFWLDTHSGGAVGVELKYAGFDGVIIRGRAEKPSYLYIEDGRIEFRKADHLWGLRISETRKAIKEELGDPQVKVLSIGPAGEKLVRFSIVDSEGRQHGRGGAGAVMGSKNLKAIAVRGSGSVEISLPREFEKIIEEMKEKDIFKNPEAEFGIKWGSISLGWFTNEAGALPTRNFQTGSFELWNGIDAIAVARVRVKRASCRQCPIGCHNWILISSGRYAGTLTEGPEYETAALLGSNLGIGDIGALAKLNYLADELGLDTISLGGVLGWATELYERGIISREETGGLELRFGNDEAYIALTEAIAYRKTVFADILAEGSRRACEKIGRDSCRYAVHVKGLELPAYDPRAAPAMGLSYAVADRGGDHLRSWPIGPEVLGRYWLGAKPIPIERWSPENKALIVIQQEHQYAAKFAAGVCDFCCWDNERLSMLIYAVTGFEEYKDVRNFELAGERIVNLIRVFNVREGMTAKDDVLPPRIHEDPHVSGPTRGRVLPREWFEKMKNEYYELRGWDREGRPTKETLKRVGVDEGVFKHVTW; translated from the coding sequence ATGACATGCCCCGCCAACAGCACTCTAGCTCCAGCCTCGCCTAAGTATCCTATAGTCACGAAATCTCCTCTAACAGGGTTCTGGCTTGATACCCATAGTGGTGGAGCTGTTGGTGTTGAATTAAAATATGCAGGATTCGATGGGGTTATTATAAGAGGTAGAGCTGAGAAGCCTTCCTATCTGTATATAGAGGATGGCAGGATAGAATTCAGAAAAGCAGATCATCTGTGGGGTCTGAGGATTAGTGAGACTAGAAAAGCTATAAAAGAAGAACTAGGAGATCCACAGGTTAAAGTATTAAGCATAGGTCCTGCCGGCGAGAAACTCGTTAGATTCTCAATAGTAGATTCTGAGGGTAGACAGCATGGTAGAGGTGGTGCTGGTGCTGTTATGGGGTCTAAGAATCTAAAGGCTATAGCTGTTAGAGGTTCTGGAAGTGTTGAGATATCGCTACCTAGAGAATTTGAGAAGATTATTGAAGAGATGAAAGAAAAAGATATTTTCAAGAATCCAGAAGCTGAGTTCGGTATTAAATGGGGTAGCATATCTCTAGGCTGGTTCACTAATGAGGCGGGAGCTCTGCCAACAAGAAACTTCCAGACAGGAAGTTTCGAGCTGTGGAATGGTATTGATGCGATAGCTGTAGCGAGAGTTAGAGTTAAGAGAGCTTCATGCAGGCAATGCCCTATCGGATGTCATAACTGGATTCTAATATCGAGTGGCAGGTATGCTGGAACTCTTACTGAAGGTCCTGAGTATGAGACTGCAGCATTGCTAGGATCAAATCTAGGTATAGGAGATATAGGTGCTCTTGCTAAGCTTAACTACCTCGCCGACGAACTCGGCCTTGATACGATAAGTCTAGGAGGAGTTCTGGGATGGGCTACAGAACTCTATGAGAGAGGTATTATATCAAGAGAAGAGACTGGAGGTCTAGAACTTAGATTTGGAAATGATGAGGCTTATATAGCACTAACAGAGGCTATAGCATATAGAAAGACAGTGTTCGCAGATATACTTGCTGAAGGTAGTAGAAGAGCTTGTGAAAAAATCGGTAGAGATTCTTGTAGATATGCTGTGCATGTCAAGGGATTAGAACTCCCCGCATACGACCCTAGAGCGGCTCCGGCTATGGGATTAAGTTATGCAGTTGCTGACAGAGGCGGAGACCATCTTAGATCATGGCCTATAGGCCCGGAGGTTCTAGGTAGATACTGGCTGGGAGCTAAGCCTATTCCTATTGAGAGATGGAGTCCTGAAAACAAGGCGTTAATAGTGATCCAGCAGGAGCATCAGTATGCAGCTAAATTTGCTGCGGGAGTATGCGACTTCTGCTGCTGGGATAATGAGAGACTGAGTATGCTCATATATGCTGTGACAGGTTTCGAGGAGTATAAAGATGTAAGAAACTTCGAGTTAGCGGGTGAGAGAATTGTCAATCTAATACGAGTGTTTAATGTTAGAGAGGGTATGACTGCTAAAGATGATGTGCTACCACCCAGAATTCACGAGGATCCACATGTTTCAGGACCTACTAGAGGTAGAGTGCTACCCAGAGAATGGTTTGAGAAAATGAAGAACGAATATTACGAGCTGAGAGGCTGGGATAGAGAGGGAAGACCCACTAAAGAGACTTTGAAGAGAGTTGGTGTAGATGAAGGTGTTTTCAAGCATGTCACATGGTAG
- a CDS encoding aldehyde ferredoxin oxidoreductase N-terminal domain-containing protein, with protein MPGGYVGRIAFIDLSKEKYFIEPLNMSYARLYIGGKGIAARYMLDHMPKDVDPLSR; from the coding sequence ATGCCTGGAGGATATGTAGGTAGAATCGCATTTATAGATCTGTCTAAGGAGAAATACTTTATAGAACCTCTCAACATGAGCTATGCAAGACTCTACATAGGCGGTAAGGGTATTGCAGCAAGATATATGCTAGATCACATGCCTAAAGACGTGGATCCTCTCTCCAGATAA
- a CDS encoding M20/M25/M40 family metallo-hydrolase codes for MSERGESSQDLEVLKNRIFRYVDENHGRYIKLLEDLVSIPTVSAWGGESMREGAEYVASILRERGFRVDIVSGGGHPAVLAEIGRGSRSILIYNHYDVQPPDPLELWSYDPFKLSIKNEYLIGRGVADNKGNIVARILAVDSLYPLLDELDLRIKFFIEGEEEIGSPTLEKIIDLRREWIRADGGFWETGYVRRDGRLGISLGFKGMLYVEIILRGALRDIHSGYAPLIPNPVWRMAKLLQNLKDENGRVLIPGFYDDIDKEFLEISERILEDLDFEELDSLKKELNLRSFVRGLEGLEALRELYTKPSLNVSGLYAGYTGKGSKTIVPSVAGVKIDIRLVPGQDPVRILERLRRYLDQLEFSDSEIIVHGSYPSGYTRPDEKIVRTSVKAGEEVYGRAPVITPLSGGSGPIYLFTNIARIPMTGAGVGYFGSRVHAPDENIRLDDFIKSAKHVAYTLILFSRSF; via the coding sequence ATGAGCGAGCGGGGAGAGAGTTCTCAAGATCTAGAGGTTCTTAAAAACAGGATCTTTAGATATGTAGATGAGAATCACGGTAGATATATAAAGCTTTTAGAGGATCTGGTATCTATACCAACAGTCTCAGCATGGGGTGGTGAGAGTATGAGAGAAGGAGCCGAATATGTTGCCAGTATTCTTAGAGAGAGAGGATTCAGAGTAGATATAGTGAGTGGAGGAGGACATCCAGCTGTTCTAGCAGAAATAGGTCGTGGAAGTAGGAGTATTCTTATATACAATCACTATGATGTTCAACCACCAGATCCTCTAGAGCTCTGGAGCTACGATCCTTTCAAGCTTTCAATTAAAAATGAGTATCTCATTGGTAGAGGTGTTGCTGATAATAAAGGGAATATAGTTGCTAGAATTCTCGCAGTAGATTCTTTATATCCACTACTCGACGAACTGGATCTAAGGATTAAATTCTTTATAGAAGGTGAGGAGGAAATAGGATCCCCTACATTGGAGAAGATAATAGATCTCAGGAGAGAATGGATTAGAGCTGACGGCGGCTTCTGGGAGACAGGGTATGTGAGAAGAGATGGTAGACTCGGGATCTCACTCGGCTTCAAAGGAATGTTATATGTAGAGATTATACTTAGAGGAGCTTTAAGAGATATTCACAGCGGCTACGCCCCGCTGATACCAAACCCTGTGTGGAGAATGGCGAAACTTCTTCAGAATCTTAAAGATGAGAATGGGAGGGTTCTGATTCCAGGATTCTACGATGATATAGATAAAGAGTTTCTAGAGATATCAGAGAGAATATTAGAAGATCTGGATTTCGAAGAGCTGGACTCTCTCAAGAAAGAGCTTAATCTCAGATCCTTTGTAAGAGGCTTAGAAGGTTTAGAAGCTCTTAGAGAGCTCTATACGAAACCTTCTCTCAACGTATCAGGTCTCTACGCAGGTTATACGGGGAAGGGTAGCAAGACTATAGTACCATCTGTAGCAGGTGTGAAGATAGATATAAGACTAGTGCCTGGACAGGATCCTGTTAGAATCCTTGAGAGACTTAGAAGATATCTAGATCAGCTTGAGTTCTCAGACTCCGAAATAATAGTACATGGATCCTATCCATCAGGTTATACAAGACCTGATGAGAAGATTGTTAGAACATCTGTGAAAGCCGGGGAGGAGGTTTATGGGAGAGCACCTGTTATAACACCTCTATCAGGAGGTTCAGGACCTATATACTTGTTCACAAACATAGCTAGAATCCCTATGACAGGTGCTGGCGTAGGTTATTTCGGATCTAGAGTTCACGCACCTGATGAGAATATAAGATTAGATGATTTCATAAAGAGTGCGAAACATGTAGCATATACTCTGATACTGTTCTCCAGAAGCTTTTAA
- a CDS encoding serine hydrolase, whose translation MDISKLENFVLEKISRTRLPSLVILLVEDGETRYSKAFGFRDYENALPADIDTVYGIGSITKSFTAFSIMSLVEEGRISLEDPVNRYVPIDLRPKGEIIRIWHLLSHTSGIPALAYAEAYIRSAVGEEIGSWLPIAGYDNMISFLRGSDEWAVARPGERYFYLNEGYVLLGMIVEKVSGMKYEDYVRKRILEPLGMRRTYFYKEEVERDPNVAVPYVIDRDGRLRRSVFPYGVTSDGGLLSNARDLSRYITMLINRGRYEDREIISRRSIEEMEKIRVETPGGYFRGEGYGFGLRITEDFFGRKLVGHGGSVLVYTAYIGYIESERLGVVVLANASGYSPSFIGLYALALALGRDPERELPFVRYERILEKLEGDYETFRSTMRVRIERRDSLLYMVSRGRYITWDLPLIPERFEDREYIFYTPSLGARIPVIFSERNGVIEMIYERYKFVKKR comes from the coding sequence TTGGATATTTCTAAGCTCGAGAACTTCGTTCTTGAGAAGATCTCTAGAACCAGACTACCTAGTCTGGTTATACTGCTAGTAGAAGATGGCGAGACGAGATATTCCAAGGCCTTCGGCTTCAGAGATTATGAGAATGCTCTACCAGCTGATATTGATACGGTATACGGCATAGGATCTATTACCAAATCATTCACAGCTTTCAGTATAATGAGTCTAGTTGAGGAGGGGAGGATCTCTCTAGAGGATCCTGTTAACAGGTACGTGCCTATAGATCTAAGACCTAAAGGAGAGATCATAAGAATATGGCATCTTCTATCCCACACGAGTGGGATACCTGCTCTGGCTTATGCAGAAGCTTACATAAGAAGTGCTGTGGGTGAGGAGATAGGATCATGGCTTCCTATAGCAGGTTATGATAATATGATCTCTTTTCTAAGAGGATCTGATGAATGGGCTGTTGCAAGACCTGGAGAGAGATACTTCTATCTTAATGAAGGCTACGTACTCCTGGGAATGATCGTTGAGAAGGTTTCTGGGATGAAATATGAGGATTATGTTAGAAAAAGAATCTTAGAGCCTCTAGGCATGAGAAGAACTTACTTCTATAAAGAGGAGGTTGAGAGAGATCCTAATGTAGCTGTTCCTTACGTAATAGATCGAGATGGTAGACTGAGAAGATCTGTATTCCCATACGGGGTTACATCTGATGGAGGTCTCTTAAGTAATGCGAGAGATCTATCTAGATATATTACTATGCTGATCAACAGAGGCAGGTATGAGGATAGAGAGATCATAAGTAGAAGAAGTATTGAAGAAATGGAGAAGATCAGGGTTGAAACCCCTGGAGGATACTTCAGAGGAGAAGGCTACGGCTTTGGACTTAGAATCACCGAGGATTTCTTCGGTAGAAAACTCGTTGGCCATGGAGGTTCTGTTCTAGTGTACACAGCCTACATAGGATATATAGAGAGTGAGAGGCTGGGGGTAGTGGTTCTAGCCAATGCCAGTGGATACTCACCTTCTTTCATAGGATTATACGCTCTAGCACTAGCTCTAGGAAGAGATCCTGAGAGAGAGCTTCCTTTCGTGAGATATGAAAGGATCTTGGAAAAACTCGAAGGAGATTACGAGACATTCAGATCAACTATGAGAGTGAGAATTGAAAGAAGAGATTCTCTGCTCTACATGGTCTCGAGAGGAAGATATATTACATGGGATCTACCTCTCATACCAGAGAGATTCGAAGATAGAGAGTATATATTCTACACACCTAGTCTAGGAGCTAGAATACCTGTTATATTCAGCGAGAGAAACGGAGTTATAGAGATGATCTATGAGAGGTATAAGTTCGTTAAAAAAAGATGA
- a CDS encoding MATE family efflux transporter, whose protein sequence is MYRLGRDDRGEIWRLALPILIGMIPDSIVSLVSMITSYYLGAEALAGTGLASYFFFIIGAVSSIFMTGMLVAVSQAYGAGDREAIERISGETLLFSLALSLLIIVTQPLWLELYVGILSGGQKTAGMIAETYLAFRLLSVPALMISSVLSTLYRALEKPWPPNYSAILSSSIAVVLIPSIALGFIETPFKGIEGLGLASALSQYAGLIVYLFFRPPTRIRIAPPSRYLLKVLAVGVPASLERFVSSVGHNIYINAVARSGLNALAAHNIGISIENLIINPVFAISIAASARVGYHVGSNSRRDLDHLMRESLEIGISWMSIATVILLALSLALEFLLEIDPEILSLVRTYLILAAISEIGFGGSLALYGVIRGMGSTWIPLVISSFTVLILRAFLAQILQLFFGIYGVWSTQITDMYGRFLISYAVYRKFRNRLIMKVI, encoded by the coding sequence GTGTATAGACTGGGTAGAGATGACAGAGGTGAGATATGGAGGCTTGCCCTACCTATACTCATCGGCATGATACCTGATTCGATAGTAAGTCTTGTAAGCATGATCACATCATACTATCTAGGAGCTGAAGCTCTCGCAGGAACAGGACTTGCATCATACTTCTTCTTCATCATAGGAGCTGTATCCTCCATATTCATGACTGGAATGCTCGTAGCAGTATCACAAGCATATGGAGCTGGAGATAGAGAAGCTATTGAGAGGATCTCTGGCGAGACTTTGCTCTTCTCACTAGCTCTCTCACTACTTATCATAGTCACTCAACCTCTGTGGCTTGAGTTATACGTGGGAATTCTATCGGGAGGTCAGAAGACTGCTGGAATGATCGCTGAGACTTACCTCGCATTCAGACTACTCTCAGTGCCAGCTCTCATGATATCTTCAGTACTCTCCACACTGTATAGAGCTCTGGAAAAGCCTTGGCCTCCTAACTACTCGGCAATACTCTCATCATCTATAGCCGTTGTTCTAATACCATCAATAGCCTTAGGATTCATAGAAACACCATTCAAAGGAATCGAAGGTCTAGGTCTTGCATCAGCTCTTTCCCAGTATGCTGGTCTTATAGTGTATCTCTTCTTCAGACCTCCTACTAGGATAAGAATCGCACCTCCTTCTCGATATCTTCTGAAGGTTCTCGCAGTAGGTGTTCCAGCGTCTCTCGAGAGATTTGTAAGTAGTGTGGGGCATAATATATATATTAATGCTGTAGCAAGATCCGGGTTGAATGCTCTTGCTGCGCATAATATAGGGATTAGCATTGAGAATCTCATTATAAACCCTGTTTTCGCGATCAGTATCGCTGCATCTGCTAGAGTAGGTTATCACGTTGGATCTAATAGTAGAAGAGATCTAGATCATCTCATGAGAGAATCTCTTGAGATAGGGATCTCGTGGATGTCTATAGCAACTGTGATACTATTAGCACTATCTCTAGCTCTAGAATTTCTTCTCGAGATTGATCCAGAGATCTTGAGTCTTGTCAGAACATATCTGATCCTGGCTGCTATTTCTGAGATAGGCTTCGGAGGATCTCTAGCACTTTATGGAGTGATCAGGGGTATGGGTAGCACGTGGATTCCTCTGGTCATAAGCTCATTCACAGTTCTCATTCTAAGAGCATTTCTAGCACAGATCCTACAATTATTCTTCGGGATCTACGGAGTCTGGTCTACTCAGATAACAGATATGTATGGGAGATTTCTTATATCATATGCTGTCTATAGGAAGTTCAGAAATAGACTTATTATGAAAGTGATATAG
- a CDS encoding secondary thiamine-phosphate synthase enzyme YjbQ yields MKIYSEMLSIRTSKRLQIIRITEKIEEIITRSGVKDGVCLIFTPHATAAVILNEYEPRIVEDYIRWIVEVFKPGGGWKHDEIDDNAHAHIASSIIGSGRFIPVSGGSLVRGTWQEVMLVELDGPRDRKVFVQVLGE; encoded by the coding sequence ATGAAGATCTATTCTGAGATGCTTAGTATCAGAACTAGCAAGCGTCTTCAGATTATCAGAATAACAGAGAAGATTGAAGAGATCATTACCAGAAGTGGTGTGAAAGACGGTGTTTGCCTGATCTTCACACCTCATGCTACAGCAGCTGTTATACTCAACGAGTACGAGCCTAGAATCGTGGAAGATTACATAAGATGGATCGTGGAAGTATTCAAACCTGGAGGTGGGTGGAAGCATGATGAGATCGATGATAACGCTCATGCACATATAGCATCAAGCATAATAGGTTCTGGAAGATTCATTCCCGTGAGCGGGGGTTCTCTTGTGAGAGGTACCTGGCAGGAGGTTATGCTCGTAGAACTAGACGGTCCTAGAGATAGGAAGGTTTTCGTTCAGGTTTTGGGAGAGTAG
- a CDS encoding cation:proton antiporter, protein MNIAYVLPLLVVSVLFGALFRRLGFVSVLGFIIGGVLSYYLYHLAGLNPEELSTDPTITLLSQLGLILLGFEIGSEFNIQTLRSVLRNVLILEFVSGIIIWNIWSIIGALIGLGIIEHILLFLITLNTSTGVLYKALGEVAGAPESLRRLILATTAAEDLIAVTGLTILMGITGGGLRITSLSEALLDAFIFFGKVLLLAFASIYIGSRVFKRASARIDIELFAVLSLAMVMIFSYLSIVLGLSIFFGAFLAGIAIGSSIDPRPLAVRLSVLRDLGLLIYFSLAGLFIPLYISGSVGYIIEIVALGILIPLLVMSIKYTAFTVSAWFLGYSPGDVARTGLYMISISEIGIIITREILPTGLIPQIFLWLSVMIFFVSSLISGIMIRKQESIGEKIRRIIPPRLSELKPPVEILREARALKLVGGVLVDFLIAVVAIIILTEILRGVSIIADSGIHIIYINILALTLALWTSGVLLIRYMSRRFSGREITDLRVSAYYRITEFMLDIGVLALLIIIQIRIMTLVSEISGLELLSVLYQVLLLVLALSYLLYIIRRNLIPLARSVREILLSYSPKT, encoded by the coding sequence GTGAATATAGCATATGTACTACCTCTTCTAGTAGTCTCAGTATTATTCGGAGCACTCTTCAGAAGACTTGGCTTTGTATCAGTCCTAGGATTTATAATAGGAGGAGTTTTATCATACTACCTCTACCACCTCGCGGGTTTGAATCCTGAAGAACTTTCAACAGATCCTACAATAACCTTGCTAAGCCAGCTAGGTCTTATACTGCTGGGTTTCGAGATAGGTAGCGAGTTCAATATACAGACACTGAGATCTGTGCTTAGAAACGTATTGATATTAGAGTTTGTATCAGGGATAATAATATGGAATATATGGAGTATAATAGGTGCACTCATAGGACTAGGTATTATAGAGCACATACTATTGTTTCTGATAACATTGAACACGTCAACAGGAGTACTCTACAAAGCTCTTGGAGAGGTAGCAGGAGCTCCAGAATCTCTACGTAGACTCATTCTAGCAACAACAGCTGCAGAAGATCTTATAGCTGTAACAGGTTTAACGATATTAATGGGGATCACAGGAGGAGGACTTCGAATAACATCTCTTTCAGAAGCTCTGCTAGATGCATTCATATTCTTCGGGAAGGTATTGCTTCTAGCATTCGCATCAATCTACATAGGATCCAGGGTTTTTAAGAGAGCTAGTGCAAGGATAGATATAGAATTATTCGCAGTCTTATCTCTGGCGATGGTCATGATCTTCTCATACCTCTCAATAGTTCTAGGCCTCTCAATATTCTTCGGAGCATTTCTAGCTGGTATTGCGATAGGATCATCTATAGACCCTCGACCTCTAGCTGTGAGATTATCAGTCTTAAGAGATCTAGGACTTCTCATATACTTCTCTCTAGCAGGTTTATTCATACCTCTCTACATCTCAGGATCTGTAGGATACATCATCGAGATAGTAGCTCTAGGAATTCTAATACCTCTACTCGTTATGAGCATAAAATACACAGCCTTCACCGTCTCAGCATGGTTTCTAGGCTATAGTCCTGGAGACGTAGCTAGAACAGGGCTTTACATGATCTCTATAAGCGAGATAGGTATAATAATAACTAGAGAGATTCTTCCCACAGGTCTTATACCACAAATCTTCCTATGGCTTTCCGTAATGATATTCTTCGTATCATCACTAATCTCAGGAATCATGATCAGGAAGCAAGAGAGCATAGGAGAGAAGATTAGAAGAATCATACCACCTAGGTTAAGCGAGCTGAAGCCACCTGTAGAAATCCTCAGAGAAGCTAGAGCTCTGAAGCTAGTTGGAGGAGTTCTAGTAGATTTCCTAATAGCTGTGGTAGCTATAATAATTCTAACCGAGATCCTGAGAGGAGTTTCAATCATAGCAGATTCCGGTATTCATATAATATACATAAATATTCTCGCGCTAACCCTAGCTCTCTGGACTTCAGGAGTTCTGCTCATACGCTACATGTCTAGAAGATTTAGCGGGAGAGAGATCACAGACCTCAGAGTTTCTGCATACTATAGAATAACAGAGTTTATGCTTGATATAGGAGTTCTAGCACTTCTAATAATAATTCAGATCAGAATAATGACTCTCGTATCAGAGATCTCAGGCTTAGAGCTTTTAAGCGTGCTATATCAGGTTCTCCTACTAGTCCTAGCTCTATCATATCTACTCTACATAATAAGAAGAAATTTGATTCCTCTGGCAAGATCTGTTAGAGAGATTCTTCTCTCCTACTCTCCCAAAACCTGA